One stretch of Scatophagus argus isolate fScaArg1 chromosome 18, fScaArg1.pri, whole genome shotgun sequence DNA includes these proteins:
- the garem gene encoding GRB2-associated and regulator of MAPK protein 1 isoform X1 — translation MSASKMDLGTMLYNNLKDVTWSTTSLPLDQLVSAYRLPQIVKLDNGQLVEGLRDNDYLLIHSCRQWTTITAHSLEEGHYVIGPKIEIPVHYEGQFKLLEQDRDVKEPVQYFNSVEEVAKAFPERVYVMEEITFNVKMASGECNDDTEVYNITLSTGDELTLMGQAEILYAKTFKEKSRLNTIFKKIGKLNSISKIGRGKMPCLICMNHRTNESISLPFQCKGRFSTCSPMELQMQDGEHTIRNIVEKTRLPVNVTVPNSPPRNQHDLHLIREGHRYKLVNIQTKTVVVCCILRSNKIIPIHFPFHQAMPSFIIPEELLQGELWLDTMVHRWFSFCQEQFDIDDYSRAVRDVRTDWNDDGKSPKKSSGNGSCCGNSEGSSTSNGCPNHMQIPSSLTYARDELTQSFHRLSVCVYGSNLHGNSEVNLQGCMTLCGDWALLPSDNIPSDSGENEHFFPEFLDSTSQQQSLNKSDVPYEELWLDHLRGQIPKPCASEGIRGINNGCGTTAAMSYPIACPLGAVTCSDVPLTPPPVPPKSEAVKEECRLLNAPPIPPRSLKQMPSVPILSKPRQQETRSPSPTLSYYSSGLHNISGACEQEAADAADQGVCYPCNWGKSNSTEPNAMLPSGSLPLDGMSSRLSWPNNFSGGESHGTDDFLPASCRSYYSYPRKRSPSTPKTCTSSLVDFDDREHAHCSKDFRLQKTSLNQFCTKSSSYNSEMYRDKPIEESNTKQSLSCPILPPRTSKSNAIKTCADVVSGSVCDSEHESSNCSLNQPDQGTKEMYSILPNSLTPNCPSFSPTAHWQPPSSLAGLSIEEVSKSLRFIGLPDDIVSLFVSEKIDGNLLLQLTEEILSEDFKLSKLQVKKLMQFINGWRPKI, via the exons GTCAGTTGGTTGAAGGGCTCAGAGACAATGACTACCTCTTGATTCATTCCTGCAGACAGTGGACAACTATAACTGCTCACAGTCTGGAGGAGGGACACTATGTCATTGGGCCCAAAATAGAGATCCCGGTGCACTATGAAG GTCAATTTAAGCTCctggagcaggacagagacgTCAAGGAGCCTGTGCAGTACTTCAACAGTGTAGAGGAGGTGGCCAAAGCATTCCCTGAGAGGGTGTATGTCATGGAAGAGATCACATTCAACGTTAAG ATGGCATCAGGGGAATGCAATGACGACACTGAAGTTTACAACATTACACTAAGCACTGGTGATGAACTGACATTAATGGGCCAGGCTGAGATCCTGTATGCAAAGacctttaaagaaaaatcaagacTCAACACCATTTTTAAGAAGATTGGGAAGCTAAACTCTATCAGTAAGATCGGTCGAGGCAAGATGCCTTGCTTGATCTGCATGAACCATCGCACCAATGAGAGCATCAGCCTGCCTTTTCAGTGTAAAGGAAGGTTCAGCACCTGTAGTCCAATGGAGCTTCAGATGCAGGACGGTGAGCACACCATCAGGAACATTGTTGAGAAAACCCGTCTCCCGGTCAATGTCACCGTACCCAATAGTCCACCCCGCAACCAGCATGACCTGCACCTCATCCGTGAGGGTCATCGCTACAAACTGGTCAACATTCAGACGAAAACAGTGGTTGTGTGCTGCATTCTGCGAAGCAACAAAATTATCCCCAtccattttccttttcaccAGGCCATGCCTAGCTTTATTATTCCAGAAGAATTGCTGCAAGGAGAGTTGTGGCTAGATACTATGGTACATCGCTGGTTCTCTTTCTGTCAGGAGCAGTTTGACATAGATGACTATTCCCGTGCCGTCCGCGATGTGAGGACAGACTGGAACGACGATGGTAAGAGCCCTAAGAAAAGTAGTGGGAATGGTAGTTGCTGCGGaaacagtgaaggcagcagcacTTCCAATGGGTGTCCTAACCACATGCAGATTCCCAGCTCTTTGACCTACGCCCGAGATGAACTCACCCAGTCCTTCCACCgactatctgtgtgtgtgtatggcagcAATCTACATGGTAACAGTGAAGTCAATTTGCAGGGCTGTATGACACTATGTGGAGACTGGGCCCTTCTGCCCTCTGACAACATTCCTTCAGACTCAGGAGAAAATGAACACTTCTTCCCCGAGTTTCTGGATAGCACAAGCCAACAGCAATCCCTCAACAAGTCAGACGTTCCCTATGAGGAGCTGTGGTTGGATCATTTGAGAGGTCAGATCCCGAAACCTTGTGCAAGTGAGGGCATTCGAGGCATCAACAACGGCTGCGGTACAACAGCAGCCATGTCGTACCCAATCGCTTGTCCTCTTGGTGCTGTAACCTGTTCAGATGTGCCTCTTACTCCACCACCGGTCCCACCCAAGTCTGAAGCT GTGAAGGAAGAGTGCCGTCTTTTGAATGCCCCACCAATTCCCCCACGAAGTTTGAAACAGATGCCATCAGTGCCCATCCTGTCTAAGCCACGGCAGCAAGAGACCCGGTCTCCCAGTCCGACCCTGTCCTATTATTCTTCTGGTCTCCACAACAT CAGTGGAGCGTGTGAGCAAGAAGCAGCCGACGCAGCCGATCAAGGGGTGTGTTACCCCTGTAACTGGGGTAAATCCAACAGCACTGAGCCAAATGCGATGTTGCCCAGTGGTAGCCTGCCATTAGACGGGATGTCATCCAGGTTATCTTGGCCAAATAACTTCAGCGGAGGAGAATCTCACGGCACAGATGATTTTTTGCCAGCCAGCTGTCGAAGCTACTACAGTTACCCCAGAAAGAGATCCCCGAGCACCCCCAAAACCTGTACGTCCAGCCTTGTTGACTTTGATGACCGAGAACACGCACACTGCAGTAAAGACTTCAGGTTGCAAAAAACTTCTCTGAATCAGTTTTGCACCAAGTCTTCAAGTTACAACTCGGAAATGTACAGAGACAAGCCAATAGAAGAATCTAACACTAAGCAGAGCCTCTCTTGCCCCATCTTACCACCGAGAACATCAAAATCAAATGCTATAAAGACGTGCGCAGATGTTGTGTCAGGATCAGTCTGTGACAGTGAGCACGAGTCTTCAAATTGCTCACTTAATCAGCCTGATCAGGGCACAAAAGAGATGTATTCCATCCTTCCAAATTCATTAACCCCTAATTGTCCATCCTTTTCTCCCACGGCACATTGGCAGCCCCCGTCCAGTCTGGCAGGTCTGTCTATTGAAGAAGTGTCCAAATCTCTAAGGTTTATTGGCCTGCCGGATGacattgtttctctttttgtatcTGAGAAGATTGATGGAAATTTACTCCTGCAGCTCACTGAGGAGATTCTGTCTGAGGACTTCAAGCTAAGCAAACTGcaggtgaagaaactcatgCAGTTTATAAATGGGTGGAGACCCAAGATTTAA
- the garem gene encoding GRB2-associated and regulator of MAPK protein 1 isoform X2, giving the protein MSASKMDLGTMLYNNLKDVTWSTTSLPLDQLVSAYRLPQIVKLDNGQLVEGLRDNDYLLIHSCRQWTTITAHSLEEGHYVIGPKIEIPVHYEGQFKLLEQDRDVKEPVQYFNSVEEVAKAFPERVYVMEEITFNVKMASGECNDDTEVYNITLSTGDELTLMGQAEILYAKTFKEKSRLNTIFKKIGKLNSISKIGRGKMPCLICMNHRTNESISLPFQCKGRFSTCSPMELQMQDGEHTIRNIVEKTRLPVNVTVPNSPPRNQHDLHLIREGHRYKLVNIQTKTVVVCCILRSNKIIPIHFPFHQAMPSFIIPEELLQGELWLDTMVHRWFSFCQEQFDIDDYSRAVRDVRTDWNDDGKSPKKSSGNGSCCGNSEGSSTSNGCPNHMQIPSSLTYARDELTQSFHRLSVCVYGSNLHGNSEVNLQGCMTLCGDWALLPSDNIPSDSGENEHFFPEFLDSTSQQQSLNKSDVPYEELWLDHLRGQIPKPCASEGIRGINNGCGTTAAMSYPIACPLGAVTCSDVPLTPPPVPPKSEAVKEECRLLNAPPIPPRSLKQMPSVPILSKPRQQETRSPSPTLSYYSSGLHNIGACEQEAADAADQGVCYPCNWGKSNSTEPNAMLPSGSLPLDGMSSRLSWPNNFSGGESHGTDDFLPASCRSYYSYPRKRSPSTPKTCTSSLVDFDDREHAHCSKDFRLQKTSLNQFCTKSSSYNSEMYRDKPIEESNTKQSLSCPILPPRTSKSNAIKTCADVVSGSVCDSEHESSNCSLNQPDQGTKEMYSILPNSLTPNCPSFSPTAHWQPPSSLAGLSIEEVSKSLRFIGLPDDIVSLFVSEKIDGNLLLQLTEEILSEDFKLSKLQVKKLMQFINGWRPKI; this is encoded by the exons GTCAGTTGGTTGAAGGGCTCAGAGACAATGACTACCTCTTGATTCATTCCTGCAGACAGTGGACAACTATAACTGCTCACAGTCTGGAGGAGGGACACTATGTCATTGGGCCCAAAATAGAGATCCCGGTGCACTATGAAG GTCAATTTAAGCTCctggagcaggacagagacgTCAAGGAGCCTGTGCAGTACTTCAACAGTGTAGAGGAGGTGGCCAAAGCATTCCCTGAGAGGGTGTATGTCATGGAAGAGATCACATTCAACGTTAAG ATGGCATCAGGGGAATGCAATGACGACACTGAAGTTTACAACATTACACTAAGCACTGGTGATGAACTGACATTAATGGGCCAGGCTGAGATCCTGTATGCAAAGacctttaaagaaaaatcaagacTCAACACCATTTTTAAGAAGATTGGGAAGCTAAACTCTATCAGTAAGATCGGTCGAGGCAAGATGCCTTGCTTGATCTGCATGAACCATCGCACCAATGAGAGCATCAGCCTGCCTTTTCAGTGTAAAGGAAGGTTCAGCACCTGTAGTCCAATGGAGCTTCAGATGCAGGACGGTGAGCACACCATCAGGAACATTGTTGAGAAAACCCGTCTCCCGGTCAATGTCACCGTACCCAATAGTCCACCCCGCAACCAGCATGACCTGCACCTCATCCGTGAGGGTCATCGCTACAAACTGGTCAACATTCAGACGAAAACAGTGGTTGTGTGCTGCATTCTGCGAAGCAACAAAATTATCCCCAtccattttccttttcaccAGGCCATGCCTAGCTTTATTATTCCAGAAGAATTGCTGCAAGGAGAGTTGTGGCTAGATACTATGGTACATCGCTGGTTCTCTTTCTGTCAGGAGCAGTTTGACATAGATGACTATTCCCGTGCCGTCCGCGATGTGAGGACAGACTGGAACGACGATGGTAAGAGCCCTAAGAAAAGTAGTGGGAATGGTAGTTGCTGCGGaaacagtgaaggcagcagcacTTCCAATGGGTGTCCTAACCACATGCAGATTCCCAGCTCTTTGACCTACGCCCGAGATGAACTCACCCAGTCCTTCCACCgactatctgtgtgtgtgtatggcagcAATCTACATGGTAACAGTGAAGTCAATTTGCAGGGCTGTATGACACTATGTGGAGACTGGGCCCTTCTGCCCTCTGACAACATTCCTTCAGACTCAGGAGAAAATGAACACTTCTTCCCCGAGTTTCTGGATAGCACAAGCCAACAGCAATCCCTCAACAAGTCAGACGTTCCCTATGAGGAGCTGTGGTTGGATCATTTGAGAGGTCAGATCCCGAAACCTTGTGCAAGTGAGGGCATTCGAGGCATCAACAACGGCTGCGGTACAACAGCAGCCATGTCGTACCCAATCGCTTGTCCTCTTGGTGCTGTAACCTGTTCAGATGTGCCTCTTACTCCACCACCGGTCCCACCCAAGTCTGAAGCT GTGAAGGAAGAGTGCCGTCTTTTGAATGCCCCACCAATTCCCCCACGAAGTTTGAAACAGATGCCATCAGTGCCCATCCTGTCTAAGCCACGGCAGCAAGAGACCCGGTCTCCCAGTCCGACCCTGTCCTATTATTCTTCTGGTCTCCACAACAT TGGAGCGTGTGAGCAAGAAGCAGCCGACGCAGCCGATCAAGGGGTGTGTTACCCCTGTAACTGGGGTAAATCCAACAGCACTGAGCCAAATGCGATGTTGCCCAGTGGTAGCCTGCCATTAGACGGGATGTCATCCAGGTTATCTTGGCCAAATAACTTCAGCGGAGGAGAATCTCACGGCACAGATGATTTTTTGCCAGCCAGCTGTCGAAGCTACTACAGTTACCCCAGAAAGAGATCCCCGAGCACCCCCAAAACCTGTACGTCCAGCCTTGTTGACTTTGATGACCGAGAACACGCACACTGCAGTAAAGACTTCAGGTTGCAAAAAACTTCTCTGAATCAGTTTTGCACCAAGTCTTCAAGTTACAACTCGGAAATGTACAGAGACAAGCCAATAGAAGAATCTAACACTAAGCAGAGCCTCTCTTGCCCCATCTTACCACCGAGAACATCAAAATCAAATGCTATAAAGACGTGCGCAGATGTTGTGTCAGGATCAGTCTGTGACAGTGAGCACGAGTCTTCAAATTGCTCACTTAATCAGCCTGATCAGGGCACAAAAGAGATGTATTCCATCCTTCCAAATTCATTAACCCCTAATTGTCCATCCTTTTCTCCCACGGCACATTGGCAGCCCCCGTCCAGTCTGGCAGGTCTGTCTATTGAAGAAGTGTCCAAATCTCTAAGGTTTATTGGCCTGCCGGATGacattgtttctctttttgtatcTGAGAAGATTGATGGAAATTTACTCCTGCAGCTCACTGAGGAGATTCTGTCTGAGGACTTCAAGCTAAGCAAACTGcaggtgaagaaactcatgCAGTTTATAAATGGGTGGAGACCCAAGATTTAA